One Mesotoga sp. UBA6090 genomic window carries:
- a CDS encoding nucleotidyl transferase AbiEii/AbiGii toxin family protein, producing MITKNSATGQWLDAVMKSYKKNDPGIVEKSIMALTLLEQLSVEGLDFIFKGGTSLMLLLDNFNRFSLDIDILLSDEQEGLEDIFNTICKKGVFKSWFEDERKTPSNVPKAHYGFVRESVLDGRERAVFVDILYQEVGTRSLLKVPVRHRVIEIAPPDVLVTIQTLDALLGDKLTAFAPNTTGIPYGTGKEAEIIKQLFDLGVLFDNLADLDEVRKSFVQNCMFELGYRKLDLSEVDVLNDCFDTAITLIYRGVYKKEQFNYLMTGIKAFKTFSFNSSFSLEDAIKSSAKVAYLVQLLKAGKGRHEKFRETIDLRNVNIINPSWSKLNKLKKTDPEAFFYLFNALKLIE from the coding sequence ATGATCACAAAGAACTCCGCTACCGGACAATGGCTGGATGCGGTTATGAAATCATACAAGAAGAACGATCCCGGAATAGTCGAGAAGAGCATAATGGCGCTGACGTTGCTCGAACAGCTTTCCGTTGAAGGCCTCGACTTCATATTCAAAGGCGGGACGTCCCTTATGCTTCTTCTGGATAATTTCAACAGGTTTTCGCTGGACATAGACATATTGCTCAGCGATGAGCAGGAGGGCCTCGAGGATATATTCAATACAATCTGCAAGAAAGGTGTATTCAAAAGCTGGTTCGAGGATGAACGCAAGACTCCTTCGAATGTTCCCAAAGCTCACTATGGATTCGTAAGGGAATCGGTGTTGGACGGAAGAGAGCGGGCAGTCTTTGTGGATATCCTTTACCAGGAGGTCGGCACAAGGTCGCTGTTGAAAGTCCCCGTGAGGCATAGAGTAATAGAGATAGCCCCGCCGGACGTGTTGGTAACCATACAGACTCTCGACGCTCTGCTCGGAGACAAGCTGACTGCCTTTGCGCCGAACACGACGGGTATTCCGTACGGCACCGGAAAGGAAGCAGAGATAATCAAGCAGCTCTTCGATCTGGGAGTCCTTTTCGACAATCTGGCCGATCTTGATGAAGTGCGGAAATCGTTTGTACAGAACTGCATGTTCGAACTCGGTTACAGGAAGCTTGACTTGAGCGAGGTCGATGTCCTGAATGACTGTTTTGACACGGCTATCACGCTGATCTATAGAGGAGTCTACAAGAAAGAACAATTCAACTATCTTATGACGGGTATCAAGGCGTTCAAAACATTCTCATTCAACAGTAGCTTCTCTCTGGAAGACGCCATAAAAAGCTCGGCAAAGGTAGCGTATCTTGTGCAGTTGCTGAAGGCCGGTAAGGGACGTCATGAGAAGTTTCGAGAAACAATCGACTTACGTAATGTCAATATCATCAACCCATCGTGGAGCAAGCTGAATAAGCTGAAGAAGACAGATCCAGAAGCTTTCTTTTATCTATTCAACGCATTGAAGTTGATCGAGTAG
- a CDS encoding DUF4258 domain-containing protein has translation MMRELASTGFYLSDHVLRRMNQRGINKEDLIYALMNGAKKHISNAVHVFVGKRHVDREHGSLNGLRLVVVGNVVITAYKNKTARWNWS, from the coding sequence ATGATGAGAGAATTGGCTTCAACGGGTTTCTACTTGTCTGATCATGTTTTGAGGCGGATGAATCAAAGAGGTATCAATAAAGAGGATCTGATCTATGCTCTAATGAACGGGGCAAAGAAGCATATTAGTAACGCAGTACATGTATTTGTCGGTAAGAGACATGTCGATAGAGAACATGGTTCTCTAAACGGATTAAGACTTGTGGTCGTAGGGAATGTGGTAATAACCGCTTATAAGAACAAGACTGCCAGATGGAACTGGTCGTAG
- a CDS encoding type I restriction-modification system subunit M/S, translating to MLDIKEFEKNLWSLISLLRDRTGSERAVRSVFGFIWLKMLARKTRLKDDPIPVTASPSPRRHCLLREETEYLSERYPHIPFDEILISAESICQNESIFVDTALEYLEGVINSVEKAEIRKTAYSIYDLMTKTFEETNRHGLALLPQLFIDIMVGVLEYDPEMVVYDPAFGYGRPFRYLSERSGNRPVRIAGQEIDREICILTRVIMEVLDVCSEGLVCGDTLGSPIHTKGYSVKQFDRVVCEPPMGMRLGREDLESDSYMRFIYGIPRTGEWAFIEHGISSLKKNGKLVASIQNGALIRELADGIIRQNLVKHDLVEAVIQLPSLPSNLSVPASSILILNRDKQESRKGSVLMISISGTALDKELSGSSLAELALDTYSKWEDIDGLSRIVSFSEMETHGFSLLPSAYIMQIPSSKEEAKLVKAISKLPGVRIGEIAEVSSGTDKRRLKTTTEKGSAFKVHVLKISDIEGNGELNLEKAETIYIEDRDEVERIQLYPGDIVLSAKGTVDKVAMVREYGEGIIVAIGANLIRIRVDQGRYPARALYELLRSEYGRSLLTQISTGTVLRGLSVRNVENIKIPIVDEKRFLEYRKAAEKLRKKISDLEAEIAKLTEAEREQFSNLFLPEEGVSQNRKRDGN from the coding sequence ATGCTGGATATTAAAGAATTCGAGAAGAACCTTTGGAGTCTCATTTCTCTACTAAGAGACAGAACGGGCAGCGAGAGAGCAGTGAGGAGTGTATTTGGCTTCATTTGGTTGAAAATGCTGGCAAGAAAAACGCGGCTCAAAGATGACCCGATTCCAGTAACCGCCAGTCCTTCGCCAAGAAGACACTGTCTACTTCGAGAAGAAACAGAGTATCTTTCGGAAAGATACCCGCATATTCCTTTTGATGAGATTTTGATCTCCGCTGAATCGATTTGCCAGAACGAAAGCATATTCGTAGATACTGCCCTGGAATATCTTGAGGGCGTTATTAACTCGGTCGAGAAAGCGGAAATCAGAAAGACGGCTTACTCCATATACGATCTCATGACGAAGACATTTGAAGAGACTAACAGACATGGACTTGCCTTGCTGCCCCAGTTGTTCATAGACATAATGGTTGGCGTTCTTGAATATGATCCGGAAATGGTGGTATACGATCCCGCTTTTGGCTACGGCAGACCCTTCAGGTATCTTTCTGAAAGGTCGGGCAACAGGCCGGTGAGAATAGCCGGGCAGGAGATAGACAGGGAAATATGTATCCTTACTAGAGTCATTATGGAAGTACTGGATGTTTGTTCAGAAGGTCTGGTATGCGGGGACACTCTTGGAAGTCCTATACATACTAAAGGTTATTCAGTCAAACAGTTTGACAGGGTTGTTTGCGAGCCGCCAATGGGAATGAGACTGGGAAGGGAAGACCTTGAAAGCGATAGTTATATGAGATTCATCTACGGTATCCCCAGGACAGGCGAATGGGCTTTCATTGAGCACGGAATCAGCTCATTGAAGAAGAACGGAAAACTTGTCGCCTCTATACAAAACGGCGCCCTCATCAGGGAACTCGCCGACGGAATCATAAGGCAGAACCTTGTCAAGCATGACCTCGTCGAAGCAGTCATCCAACTTCCATCGTTACCGTCAAACCTTTCTGTGCCTGCAAGCAGCATTCTCATATTAAACAGGGACAAACAGGAGTCGCGAAAAGGATCCGTTCTCATGATCTCTATTTCGGGTACGGCTCTTGACAAAGAACTATCTGGATCATCTCTGGCAGAGCTCGCACTTGATACATACAGCAAGTGGGAGGACATAGACGGCTTATCGCGAATAGTGTCGTTCTCCGAGATGGAAACGCACGGGTTTTCTCTCCTGCCATCAGCCTATATTATGCAGATACCCTCATCCAAAGAAGAAGCGAAACTTGTCAAAGCTATCTCAAAGCTTCCGGGCGTAAGAATTGGGGAAATCGCCGAGGTTTCCTCGGGCACTGATAAGAGGAGATTGAAGACCACTACGGAGAAAGGCAGTGCCTTTAAGGTTCATGTGCTCAAGATTTCCGACATTGAGGGAAACGGGGAGTTGAATCTTGAAAAGGCGGAGACAATATACATCGAAGATAGGGACGAGGTCGAAAGAATTCAGCTTTATCCGGGCGATATAGTTCTATCGGCGAAGGGCACCGTAGATAAAGTGGCGATGGTTAGGGAGTATGGTGAAGGGATAATTGTAGCGATAGGGGCGAATCTAATCCGCATAAGAGTTGATCAGGGGAGATACCCGGCCCGGGCGCTTTATGAACTGCTAAGGAGCGAATATGGCAGGTCCCTGCTAACCCAGATTTCCACAGGGACGGTGCTAAGAGGTCTGAGTGTACGAAATGTTGAGAACATCAAAATCCCGATAGTGGATGAAAAGAGGTTTCTGGAGTACAGAAAGGCGGCGGAAAAACTCAGAAAGAAGATTAGCGATCTTGAGGCAGAGATAGCTAAACTTACGGAAGCCGAAAGGGAACAGTTCAGCAATTTGTTTCTGCCTGAAGAAGGAGTGTCTCAAAATCGCAAAAGAGACGGAAATTGA
- a CDS encoding DUF6577 family protein gives MNYIDQRDVEDWFKNDRFLTTSELVKRLSLRFPDAKTGTLYAKLHRLKREGLVRNVRRGLYAAGSKREFEPVVSKELSDLFKKLRKRFPYLESLCVWNSRWLNEFTVHQALSSIMIIESERGTEKAVFEFVKASYSRVFIDPTPREIDNYILGCEKCFVVRPIVSEAPVTFSDDISIPKLEKILVDLVCEKDLFVSFQGEELRNIYLRALTDYNVSLSTIRRYASRRGKLDEVNELIEQERESI, from the coding sequence ATGAACTATATTGACCAAAGAGATGTAGAAGACTGGTTCAAGAACGATCGGTTCCTGACAACCAGTGAGCTGGTCAAGAGGCTGAGTCTTCGTTTTCCCGATGCGAAGACCGGGACTCTTTATGCGAAGCTGCACAGGCTGAAGAGAGAAGGACTCGTGAGAAACGTCAGAAGAGGTCTCTATGCAGCCGGAAGCAAACGGGAGTTCGAACCTGTCGTATCGAAGGAACTCTCAGATTTATTCAAGAAGCTTCGGAAGAGGTTTCCGTACCTGGAGAGCCTGTGCGTCTGGAACAGCAGATGGCTAAACGAGTTCACTGTTCACCAGGCTCTCTCTTCGATAATGATCATAGAAAGTGAGCGAGGTACAGAGAAGGCCGTGTTTGAATTCGTCAAAGCATCTTACTCCAGGGTGTTCATTGATCCGACTCCAAGGGAGATAGACAACTACATCCTCGGATGCGAGAAGTGTTTCGTTGTAAGGCCGATTGTGAGCGAAGCCCCCGTAACGTTCTCTGATGACATCTCCATACCGAAGCTGGAGAAGATACTTGTCGATCTTGTCTGCGAGAAGGACCTCTTCGTATCGTTTCAGGGAGAGGAGTTGCGCAACATATACCTCAGGGCTTTGACCGATTACAACGTGAGCCTGAGTACGATCAGAAGATACGCCAGCCGCCGCGGAAAGCTGGATGAGGTCAACGAGCTTATTGAGCAAGAGAGAGAGAGCATATGA
- a CDS encoding carbohydrate ABC transporter permease, with amino-acid sequence MKKKLKIGLIIAYAVLILYAVVSLFPFIWSAIVSLTPMRYTDNGVTRGTDIMKWPPEINLFKWPPEFFGAPATGENYVQVFKITPYARWILNTIIYATLVTVGHLIFDALGGYAFARLRFPLRDLWFALFLATLMIPGHVTLIPNYNLMVRFGFVNTYYGLFLPKLTGVFGIFLMRQFFMGIPKEMEEAARIDGASIVKTYFKVVLPISRPALSALAIYIFVGTWNDFLWPLLMTSRKEMFTLTVGLDFYRTSYYTYWQYMMAASIMMTIPMIIIFLIFQRQFIDTGVSSGVKG; translated from the coding sequence ATGAAGAAAAAACTCAAGATTGGTCTGATTATCGCCTACGCGGTGCTGATTCTCTATGCGGTCGTTTCGCTCTTTCCATTCATCTGGTCGGCCATAGTATCTCTCACTCCTATGAGATACACCGACAACGGTGTGACCAGGGGTACGGATATAATGAAATGGCCCCCCGAGATAAACTTATTCAAGTGGCCTCCAGAGTTTTTTGGAGCCCCCGCTACCGGCGAGAACTACGTACAGGTCTTCAAGATCACGCCCTACGCCAGATGGATACTTAATACGATCATCTATGCCACGCTGGTAACAGTTGGCCACCTTATCTTCGATGCACTCGGAGGTTACGCCTTCGCAAGGTTGCGTTTTCCCCTGAGGGATCTGTGGTTCGCACTCTTTCTGGCCACACTCATGATCCCCGGTCACGTCACCCTGATACCCAATTACAACCTTATGGTGAGGTTCGGATTCGTGAACACTTATTACGGCCTCTTTCTGCCCAAGCTAACCGGTGTCTTCGGGATCTTTCTGATGAGGCAGTTCTTCATGGGTATTCCCAAGGAGATGGAAGAGGCAGCGAGAATCGATGGCGCCTCGATAGTCAAGACTTATTTCAAAGTCGTGCTCCCAATCTCAAGACCGGCCCTTTCGGCACTGGCCATATACATCTTTGTCGGCACATGGAACGACTTTCTCTGGCCGTTGCTCATGACCTCGAGAAAGGAGATGTTTACCCTAACTGTGGGGCTTGATTTCTACCGGACAAGTTACTATACGTACTGGCAGTATATGATGGCAGCTTCCATAATGATGACGATACCCATGATAATCATTTTCCTGATCTTCCAGAGGCAGTTCATAGATACAGGCGTCTCATCCGGGGTGAAAGGCTGA
- a CDS encoding glycogen debranching protein, with translation MDNFNYYVAGRRAYFFGGIGGNAENIGWHLKGKMGGFWLDNYRLFSSYSLSLNGKRVSPTGFQNKVSERVVHYPGADLRILAHPESPLITIRIESSAEIEFSLRKELDLVWLEDKPSGNISLKVENRGRDTIVWRECEGMSSFVKVNGEAAVEGDWLKISKKGDLETVIALGRPGKEDYERYHLEREEYNRRYLPPFQDSIPFWASVGALELFFERDAGCGFVAGLGEFPWWFGIDGVYTCLGLLETPMLELVGKTIDNLGKFGNGLTPHEVTTAGRIYAHGRMNEIIAFAYLALKYAIKTSKVEYLELVDSALSYLSCHLSRKLYPKGEGIVEVPMAGEIALLDCACWLYSMLKELRDSSMMKDLKNPWFAAGLLERYDREFLKDWYGKDGFFYDALSPKRGYFEGHFIQIYPLSMGLIQREAGERLLAKMEKIGYFKEPGLIHSLPLKTFEAGDYGEGDKNDIVWSLPTLLAIEAGIRYGRPDLSEKFIASLENSLKREMYGALPEILPAGGCTIQAWNAYAIPLIEHLSIS, from the coding sequence ATGGATAATTTTAACTACTACGTGGCGGGCAGGAGGGCATATTTTTTTGGAGGTATCGGCGGAAACGCAGAAAACATTGGCTGGCACTTGAAGGGAAAGATGGGCGGGTTTTGGCTGGATAACTACAGGCTATTCTCTTCATATTCTCTCTCTCTCAATGGAAAGAGGGTTTCGCCGACTGGCTTTCAGAACAAAGTCTCCGAACGCGTTGTTCACTATCCCGGCGCCGATCTCAGGATTCTTGCCCACCCTGAAAGTCCACTTATTACCATTAGAATTGAGAGCAGTGCCGAGATCGAGTTCAGCCTCAGAAAAGAACTGGACCTAGTGTGGCTCGAAGACAAACCTTCTGGAAACATCTCGCTGAAAGTGGAGAATCGAGGCCGGGACACGATCGTCTGGCGCGAATGCGAGGGCATGAGTTCTTTCGTAAAAGTGAACGGAGAGGCCGCGGTAGAAGGCGACTGGCTGAAGATCAGCAAAAAGGGCGATCTTGAAACGGTTATTGCGTTGGGTAGACCCGGGAAAGAGGATTACGAACGATACCACCTCGAGCGAGAGGAATACAACCGGCGATATCTTCCACCATTCCAAGACTCGATACCATTCTGGGCAAGTGTCGGAGCGCTTGAACTCTTCTTCGAGAGAGACGCGGGATGCGGATTTGTCGCTGGACTGGGAGAGTTCCCCTGGTGGTTCGGGATCGACGGAGTCTATACCTGCCTCGGACTGCTCGAAACGCCCATGCTGGAGCTTGTGGGAAAGACGATAGACAATCTCGGGAAATTCGGCAACGGCTTGACCCCTCACGAAGTTACAACCGCGGGCAGGATATACGCTCACGGAAGAATGAACGAGATAATCGCTTTTGCCTATCTGGCCCTGAAGTACGCGATAAAGACTTCTAAAGTAGAGTACTTAGAACTTGTGGACAGCGCCCTTTCATATCTTTCCTGCCATCTTTCGCGAAAGCTGTATCCTAAGGGTGAAGGGATCGTAGAAGTACCCATGGCTGGTGAAATTGCCCTGTTGGACTGCGCCTGCTGGCTATACTCTATGCTGAAAGAGCTCCGCGACTCGAGCATGATGAAAGATCTCAAAAACCCTTGGTTCGCTGCTGGGCTTCTTGAAAGATACGATCGTGAGTTTCTAAAAGATTGGTACGGCAAAGATGGCTTTTTTTACGATGCCCTCAGCCCAAAAAGGGGGTATTTTGAGGGTCACTTTATACAGATTTACCCACTGTCCATGGGTCTCATCCAGAGAGAAGCCGGGGAGAGGTTGCTGGCAAAAATGGAGAAGATAGGCTACTTCAAAGAGCCGGGGCTGATACACTCGCTCCCTCTAAAAACCTTCGAAGCAGGCGATTATGGAGAGGGAGACAAAAACGATATTGTCTGGTCACTTCCCACTCTCCTTGCCATAGAAGCGGGAATCAGATACGGAAGGCCGGACCTTTCGGAAAAGTTCATAGCATCTCTTGAGAACTCCCTAAAAAGGGAAATGTACGGGGCGTTACCGGAAATACTTCCCGCTGGCGGTTGTACGATCCAGGCCTGGAATGCCTACGCGATACCTTTGATCGAGCACTTATCGATCTCATGA
- a CDS encoding putative immunity protein yields MKLIETQRKSTLANWADDYSVESLLPFWTKHYPDDPRPQNTLKAAWEWLPGKIKQAEAKKEILQCHAAAREAQNNPVARTAERAIGQSARPFTRRGTVSSWLYMER; encoded by the coding sequence GTGAAATTGATAGAAACGCAGCGTAAATCGACACTTGCGAATTGGGCGGATGATTATTCAGTGGAAAGTCTATTGCCCTTTTGGACTAAACATTATCCGGATGACCCGCGACCCCAAAACACATTGAAAGCCGCTTGGGAGTGGTTACCGGGAAAGATAAAGCAGGCGGAGGCGAAAAAGGAAATCCTCCAGTGTCACGCGGCCGCCAGAGAAGCCCAAAACAATCCCGTTGCCCGAACCGCTGAAAGAGCGATTGGTCAGAGCGCTAGACCGTTCACTCGGCGCGGCACTGTGTCGAGCTGGCTCTATATGGAGCGTTAG